One region of Polynucleobacter sp. MWH-Aus1W21 genomic DNA includes:
- a CDS encoding DUF6441 family protein has translation MSVRLLAALQGDLSKMMAQELNSARVAVTTGVREATQGLKSELRTQIEGSGLGSRLANTWRGEVYPKGRPSLGSAGLVYSRAPVVVAAHDQGALIRSKNGFWLAIPLPAAGTGPRGKRMTPGLWERMRGQRLRFVYRSGKPSLLVADNFRAKTGKRGGFAAASASAQKSGRGLTTVPIFLLVPQAQLKKKFDIASAAQRWQDRLMVLVTQSWPEESSDT, from the coding sequence ATGAGCGTGCGACTACTGGCTGCCCTGCAGGGCGACCTCTCCAAGATGATGGCGCAGGAGCTGAACTCGGCGCGGGTGGCGGTGACCACAGGCGTGCGAGAGGCGACGCAAGGACTCAAGAGTGAATTGCGCACGCAAATCGAAGGCTCTGGTCTGGGCTCGCGTCTGGCCAATACCTGGCGTGGGGAGGTGTACCCGAAGGGACGCCCCAGCTTGGGTTCGGCGGGGTTGGTGTACAGCCGAGCGCCTGTTGTCGTCGCGGCGCATGACCAAGGTGCGTTGATCCGTTCGAAGAACGGGTTCTGGCTCGCCATCCCGCTCCCTGCAGCAGGCACAGGGCCACGAGGCAAACGCATGACGCCTGGTCTGTGGGAGCGCATGCGTGGTCAACGACTGCGCTTTGTGTATCGCTCTGGAAAACCGTCGCTCTTGGTGGCGGACAACTTTCGGGCCAAAACAGGCAAGCGCGGAGGCTTTGCTGCGGCATCGGCATCTGCTCAGAAATCAGGACGGGGGCTGACCACCGTCCCCATTTTTCTGCTGGTACCGCAAGCCCAACTCAAGAAGAAATTCGACATCGCCAGTGCTGCCCAGCGGTGGCAAGACAGGCTGATGGTGTTGGTCACGCAGTCGTGGCCAGAAGAAAGTTCGGACACATGA
- a CDS encoding phage tail tube protein, which translates to MARAYGANASLLAAFEPTYGNTPTGDFGKIPFVSTTLGSEQGLIANDLIGLGRDPSAPIRDVIKVEGDIVIPIDLRNIGMWLKALLGNPVSVGDTAHTHTFVSGNSGLPSLSLETGLPDIPAYFLASGVMANSLQVKFARSGAADATLGLIAQGEVKRTASADATPTTLPITRFNQFQGSIKKNGQDLGNVVAAQLTYSNNLARIETIRSDGKIEGADPTVASLTGNLEVRFADTELIDAATNNTPLELTFSYVIDATKSLTFIAHEVYLPKPKLSISGPGGIQATFDWQAAKNTAAGHMLTVQLVNDVVAY; encoded by the coding sequence ATGGCTCGTGCTTATGGCGCGAACGCCAGCCTATTGGCTGCGTTTGAACCCACCTACGGAAACACACCGACGGGAGACTTCGGGAAGATTCCCTTTGTCTCCACCACCCTGGGCTCGGAACAGGGCTTGATTGCCAACGATCTGATTGGCCTGGGTCGAGACCCCAGCGCGCCTATCCGTGACGTGATCAAGGTCGAGGGTGACATCGTCATTCCCATTGACCTGCGCAACATCGGCATGTGGCTCAAAGCCCTTCTGGGCAATCCTGTGAGCGTTGGAGATACCGCGCACACCCACACTTTTGTGTCTGGCAATTCAGGGCTGCCGAGCCTGTCACTGGAGACGGGACTGCCAGACATCCCGGCTTACTTCCTGGCCTCTGGTGTGATGGCCAACTCGCTGCAGGTGAAGTTCGCACGCTCTGGCGCAGCGGATGCCACCTTGGGCCTGATTGCCCAAGGCGAGGTCAAGCGCACCGCCAGCGCAGACGCGACGCCCACAACCTTGCCGATCACCCGCTTCAATCAGTTTCAGGGTTCGATCAAGAAGAATGGCCAGGACCTGGGCAATGTGGTCGCGGCGCAGTTGACCTATTCGAACAATTTGGCGCGCATCGAAACGATTCGCTCCGACGGAAAAATCGAAGGAGCCGACCCCACAGTGGCCAGCCTGACGGGCAATTTGGAGGTGCGTTTTGCGGATACGGAATTGATCGACGCCGCGACCAACAACACCCCGCTGGAGTTGACCTTCAGCTATGTCATTGACGCCACCAAGAGCCTGACCTTCATCGCGCATGAGGTCTATCTGCCCAAGCCCAAGCTCTCGATCTCTGGCCCCGGTGGCATTCAGGCCACCTTTGACTGGCAGGCTGCCAAGAACACCGCAGCCGGTCACATGCTGACCGTGCAACTCGTCAATGACGTGGTTGCGTACTGA
- a CDS encoding phage tail tape measure C-terminal domain-containing protein — protein sequence MAERNLSIRLAVIDGGKVKAELADVGEAGERSLKKIESASQPASAGLNLLSKAANDAFVRMEDATSRLGMLGSVLGRLGPAGMIVGASVAALGYGMHQLVVPVAEVGEELNKLSQKTAVSVEALSALLYASELSDVSAESLTKALKFLSTAMFDAKVKGGEGSAALKAFGVSALDAQGQIRPTEQVLLDLAEKFAAMPDSAEKAALAVKLFGKNGLDMIPMLNQGRDGLTEMMEEAKRLGLVMSADAARAAEEFNDNMKRLHAVNEGVQRQIGSALLPILADLTEQMFLAKTEAGGFTSELQAITHNRQQVLSFLEEVSTGLGFIAESAVLAKRVISQPFDSLQVVAKDVETWIKTDMLRSMKSMGYDETQINAEIAKLQAARDRFVEAANDRLTHLTDNPGYVNKIEKFFDEQRRTVRVMGQKFVLETAEQAAQVQKIYDEFLPKMPRKPPSGLDLTGFEKNNEGLQFLKQLEQRALRVTQGEGAELRARALEIERKGYAGIVKEAEKYIDAIERIEKQKEADKKFEEYEKELQKVHQITENYIGNNRLKQEELQLKRQLLDVGEVERAALQTRFDMEKAAVMALRQAEQINDPGLKAEAIAAINDALARQLPIVEELARANVEYQRSFDYGLRSSLRTYIEDATNAAKQAERAVTGAFKGMEDAMVQFVTTGKVDFNSLANSIIADLVRIQIQKMITLPMAGWMSGLNLFGGSGGNGLGGAFPAGATDLMSGGTMVAHTGGLIGSDVLATRSVGLQHFDGAQRFHTGGLVAGEVPIIAQPGEAVFTPGQLRALGGALAKNNPSPVKVLVNVTNHAPGVDARVQTTQQPDGSTRLDVIVEQIEARMNRSINQGVGIAPTLERRYGLNPAVGALR from the coding sequence ATGGCTGAACGTAACCTATCGATTCGACTGGCTGTCATTGACGGCGGCAAAGTCAAAGCCGAACTGGCAGATGTGGGCGAAGCCGGAGAGCGATCACTCAAAAAGATCGAGTCGGCATCGCAACCTGCCTCTGCTGGTCTGAACCTGCTGTCCAAGGCGGCCAACGATGCCTTCGTGCGCATGGAAGACGCCACTTCCCGTCTAGGGATGCTGGGCAGTGTTCTCGGTCGCCTTGGACCCGCCGGGATGATCGTGGGGGCATCCGTTGCTGCGCTCGGCTATGGCATGCATCAGCTGGTCGTGCCGGTGGCTGAAGTGGGCGAAGAGCTCAACAAGCTCTCCCAAAAAACTGCTGTCTCGGTCGAGGCCTTGTCGGCGCTGCTGTATGCCTCCGAACTGTCGGACGTGAGTGCCGAGAGCCTGACCAAGGCACTCAAATTTCTCTCGACCGCCATGTTTGATGCCAAGGTCAAGGGTGGCGAAGGCAGTGCGGCGCTCAAGGCGTTCGGGGTCTCGGCGCTGGATGCGCAGGGGCAGATTCGTCCAACTGAGCAGGTGCTTTTGGATCTGGCGGAGAAATTCGCAGCCATGCCCGACAGCGCAGAAAAGGCGGCGCTCGCCGTCAAACTGTTCGGCAAGAACGGGTTGGACATGATCCCCATGCTCAACCAGGGGCGCGATGGGTTGACCGAGATGATGGAAGAGGCCAAACGCCTCGGCCTGGTCATGTCTGCCGATGCAGCACGCGCTGCAGAGGAATTCAACGACAACATGAAGCGTTTGCACGCGGTCAACGAAGGCGTGCAGCGCCAAATCGGATCCGCGTTGTTGCCGATCCTGGCCGATCTGACGGAGCAGATGTTCCTGGCCAAAACCGAGGCCGGTGGTTTCACAAGCGAGTTGCAGGCCATCACGCACAACCGGCAACAGGTTCTGTCCTTCCTCGAGGAGGTCTCAACTGGGCTGGGATTCATTGCCGAGTCGGCAGTGCTTGCCAAGCGTGTGATCAGCCAACCGTTTGACAGTCTGCAGGTGGTTGCCAAGGACGTGGAGACCTGGATCAAGACCGACATGCTGCGCTCCATGAAGTCCATGGGCTATGACGAGACGCAGATCAATGCCGAAATCGCCAAGTTGCAAGCGGCGCGCGATCGGTTCGTCGAGGCGGCCAACGACCGCTTGACGCACCTGACGGACAACCCAGGCTACGTCAACAAGATCGAAAAGTTCTTCGATGAGCAACGCCGCACTGTGCGCGTCATGGGGCAGAAGTTTGTCCTGGAAACGGCAGAGCAAGCTGCGCAGGTTCAGAAGATCTATGACGAGTTCCTGCCCAAGATGCCTCGCAAGCCGCCCAGCGGACTGGACCTGACAGGCTTTGAGAAGAACAACGAAGGCTTGCAATTCTTGAAGCAGTTGGAGCAACGCGCGCTGCGTGTCACCCAGGGTGAAGGCGCTGAGTTGCGCGCACGGGCCTTGGAGATCGAGCGCAAAGGCTACGCAGGCATCGTCAAGGAAGCAGAGAAATACATCGATGCCATTGAGCGGATCGAAAAACAGAAGGAAGCCGACAAGAAGTTCGAGGAATACGAGAAGGAGCTGCAAAAGGTCCATCAGATCACCGAAAACTACATCGGTAACAACCGCCTCAAGCAGGAAGAGTTGCAGTTGAAGCGCCAGCTTCTGGATGTGGGCGAGGTTGAGCGGGCCGCTTTGCAGACCCGCTTCGATATGGAGAAGGCTGCTGTCATGGCGTTGCGCCAGGCTGAGCAAATCAACGATCCAGGACTCAAGGCCGAGGCCATCGCTGCGATCAACGATGCCTTGGCGCGGCAGTTGCCGATCGTCGAAGAGCTCGCACGCGCCAACGTGGAATACCAGCGCAGCTTTGACTATGGTCTTCGCAGTTCCCTGCGCACCTACATCGAGGACGCGACCAATGCGGCCAAGCAGGCTGAACGTGCGGTAACCGGTGCCTTCAAGGGCATGGAGGACGCGATGGTTCAGTTTGTGACGACCGGCAAGGTGGACTTCAACAGCTTGGCCAACTCGATCATTGCGGACCTGGTGCGCATCCAGATCCAAAAAATGATCACCTTGCCAATGGCTGGGTGGATGAGCGGACTGAACCTCTTTGGCGGTTCAGGCGGCAATGGATTGGGAGGTGCATTTCCAGCAGGCGCTACGGACCTGATGTCGGGCGGCACGATGGTGGCGCACACCGGTGGCTTGATTGGCAGCGATGTGTTGGCCACGCGCTCGGTCGGGCTGCAGCACTTTGATGGCGCGCAGCGGTTTCATACCGGTGGCTTGGTGGCGGGCGAGGTGCCCATCATTGCGCAGCCAGGTGAGGCGGTTTTCACGCCAGGCCAGTTGCGTGCCTTGGGTGGTGCATTGGCAAAAAACAATCCATCGCCGGTCAAGGTGCTGGTGAATGTGACCAACCATGCCCCAGGCGTGGATGCGAGAGTTCAAACCACCCAACAACCTGATGGCAGCACTCGGCTGGATGTGATCGTCGAGCAGATCGAGGCACGCATGAATCGCTCCATCAACCAGGGTGTTGGCATTGCCCCCACGCTTGAGCGTCGCTATGGGCTTAATCCGGCGGTAGGAGCCTTGCGATGA
- a CDS encoding phage terminase large subunit family protein, translated as MEHYDGFDAIAEAWREGLTPDPLLTVSEWADQYRVLSGKSASEPGKWRTNRTPYLKEIMDCLSPTSPVERVVFMKGAQVGGTECGNNWIGYVIHLAPGPMMAVAPTVEMAKRNSKQRIDPLIEESPTLSSLIAPARARDSGNTILGKEFRGGVLVMTGANSAVGLRSMPVRYLFLDEVDGYPGDVEGEGDAIALAEARTRTFARRKIFIVSTPTISGSSRIEREYEQTDQRQFVVPCPHCAHEQVLAFEQLIWEKGLPETAHYKCESCEQPIYEYQKTEMLERGRWQSSIPDYVGKTVGFHLSSLYSPVGWRSWADIAAAWEAAQGSATALKAFKNTELGETWVEQGETPEWERLLERREDYRIGTVPLGAVLLCAGVDVQKDRIEVSVWAFGRGKEAWLVEHRVLAGDTSRDTVWQRLREMLDESWTHASGVQLRLTRIGLDTGFATQEAYAFVRKWRDPRLLPMKGVARGAALVGLPTAVDMTVGGKKLRRGVRVYSVVGGIAKLEFYNHLRKTMEVTEDGEILYPAGYIHLPKVDAEFVQQLCSEQLVTRRDRNGYPVREWQKIRERNEALDCYVYARAAASLAGLDRYEERHWRELEKPLGVAGPPEDAQSTKQEATPSGGFVVSKGPQRGRRLIRSRWMN; from the coding sequence TTGGAACACTATGACGGATTTGATGCCATTGCTGAGGCGTGGCGCGAGGGGCTCACCCCCGACCCACTGCTGACCGTGTCTGAATGGGCCGACCAGTACCGAGTGCTCTCGGGAAAGTCGGCCTCGGAGCCGGGCAAGTGGCGAACCAATCGCACGCCCTATCTCAAGGAGATCATGGACTGTCTCTCGCCGACGTCTCCCGTCGAGCGGGTGGTGTTCATGAAAGGTGCGCAGGTCGGCGGCACGGAGTGCGGCAACAACTGGATTGGCTATGTGATCCATCTGGCACCTGGCCCAATGATGGCAGTTGCGCCGACGGTCGAGATGGCCAAGCGAAACTCCAAGCAGCGGATTGACCCACTCATTGAAGAAAGCCCGACGCTTTCTAGCTTGATAGCACCTGCACGAGCAAGGGACTCGGGAAATACCATCCTGGGCAAAGAGTTCCGTGGTGGCGTGCTGGTGATGACGGGCGCAAACAGCGCCGTGGGCCTGCGCTCGATGCCAGTTCGCTATTTGTTTTTGGATGAGGTTGATGGCTACCCGGGTGACGTTGAAGGAGAAGGCGATGCGATTGCACTGGCTGAGGCTCGAACTCGAACCTTTGCCCGCAGAAAAATTTTCATCGTCTCAACGCCAACAATTTCTGGATCGTCTCGCATCGAACGCGAGTACGAACAAACAGACCAGCGACAGTTCGTGGTCCCGTGCCCGCACTGCGCGCATGAACAAGTCCTGGCATTCGAACAACTGATCTGGGAAAAAGGACTGCCCGAGACGGCGCACTACAAGTGTGAGTCGTGCGAACAGCCTATCTACGAATACCAAAAGACCGAGATGCTGGAACGGGGTCGATGGCAATCGTCGATCCCTGACTACGTTGGCAAAACGGTGGGGTTTCACCTGTCCAGTCTGTACAGCCCAGTGGGCTGGCGCAGTTGGGCCGATATCGCTGCAGCCTGGGAAGCGGCACAAGGATCAGCAACTGCCTTGAAAGCATTCAAAAACACAGAGCTGGGCGAGACCTGGGTCGAGCAAGGCGAAACCCCCGAGTGGGAGCGCCTGCTTGAGCGCCGTGAGGACTACCGGATCGGTACCGTCCCACTGGGGGCGGTTTTGCTGTGCGCCGGGGTGGACGTTCAGAAGGACCGCATCGAGGTTTCTGTCTGGGCATTCGGTCGGGGCAAAGAAGCCTGGCTGGTGGAACACCGTGTGCTGGCAGGCGACACCTCCCGCGATACGGTCTGGCAGCGACTGCGTGAAATGCTTGATGAGTCGTGGACGCATGCGTCTGGGGTGCAGTTGCGCCTCACCCGAATCGGTCTGGACACGGGCTTTGCCACGCAAGAGGCCTATGCCTTTGTGCGCAAGTGGCGTGATCCTCGGCTGCTGCCCATGAAGGGCGTAGCCCGGGGCGCTGCACTGGTTGGATTGCCGACGGCAGTGGACATGACCGTGGGCGGCAAGAAGCTGCGCCGGGGTGTTCGGGTCTATTCGGTGGTGGGTGGCATTGCCAAGCTGGAGTTCTACAACCACCTGCGCAAGACCATGGAGGTGACCGAGGACGGTGAGATCCTGTATCCCGCTGGGTACATCCATTTGCCCAAAGTCGATGCCGAGTTCGTGCAGCAGTTGTGCTCAGAGCAGTTGGTCACGCGCCGGGACCGCAATGGTTATCCAGTGCGTGAGTGGCAAAAGATCCGCGAACGCAACGAAGCACTTGATTGCTACGTCTACGCACGGGCCGCCGCGAGCCTCGCTGGCCTGGACCGATATGAGGAGCGTCATTGGCGCGAATTGGAAAAACCGCTGGGCGTGGCAGGACCACCTGAAGACGCCCAATCAACCAAGCAAGAAGCCACCCCTAGCGGTGGCTTCGTTGTTTCTAAAGGACCACAACGCGGCAGGCGCTTGATTCGCAGCCGGTGGATGAACTGA
- a CDS encoding phage head-tail joining protein: MTTYTLEHAQALREAIASGEHRVTYDGKTIEYRTVSDLKLALAEVEAALASSNGKTKTRQIRVTTSKGF, encoded by the coding sequence ATGACGACCTATACCCTTGAACATGCCCAAGCTCTGCGAGAAGCCATTGCCAGTGGTGAGCATCGGGTGACCTACGACGGCAAGACCATCGAGTACCGCACGGTCTCCGATCTCAAACTGGCCTTGGCCGAAGTGGAGGCGGCGCTCGCATCAAGCAACGGCAAAACCAAGACTCGCCAGATTCGGGTCACGACATCCAAAGGGTTCTGA
- a CDS encoding S49 family peptidase, whose amino-acid sequence MNHISSMPHLASRIFGTPLLIHPRKLDVILSVLGPRLGLAMSDDSQQLIKQLAAQAPPVASTSLTSNIAVISVSGTLVRRAAAVDAASGLTSYAAISAQLAQAVRDPAVNAILLDIDSPGGEAGGAFDLADQIVAARQIKPIWAVANDDAFSAAYAIASAATRVYVTRTGGVGSVGVIALHVDQSQRDAMSGLRYTAVYAGDRKNDMSPHAPLSTDAAQALQAEVDRLYGLFVSTVAVNRNLSAQDVQDTEAGLYFAQDAIAAGLADVVGTLDDALIALSEELQTKTTSIARIQGSGREMGISTPGPSMKRSVCMQNDATQTADGQTNQEDQHQPADQTGTGPAKDGDAAQSTGDQPGAQVQASAAAQGHDIKAASAQVLAIAEMCLLAGKSEMTAALIERGVSVDQARKELLAAKASGSPEISSRILPEAGTQTQAKPEDSPVVRAAQQRAQKQRDAAHVTHR is encoded by the coding sequence ATGAACCACATCTCGTCGATGCCACATCTGGCATCGCGAATCTTTGGCACGCCCCTGTTGATTCATCCCAGAAAGCTGGATGTGATTCTCTCGGTGCTTGGCCCCCGCTTGGGATTAGCCATGTCAGACGATTCGCAACAACTTATCAAACAGTTGGCGGCACAGGCCCCGCCTGTCGCATCCACATCGCTGACATCGAACATTGCTGTCATTAGCGTGTCCGGCACCTTGGTGCGGCGAGCGGCAGCGGTCGATGCGGCTTCGGGTCTGACCAGTTACGCGGCCATCAGCGCGCAGCTTGCGCAGGCCGTGCGTGACCCAGCAGTCAATGCGATCTTGCTGGACATCGATTCACCAGGCGGTGAGGCGGGAGGTGCGTTTGATCTGGCCGACCAGATCGTGGCAGCCCGTCAGATCAAGCCCATCTGGGCCGTTGCCAACGATGACGCGTTCTCGGCGGCGTACGCCATCGCCAGCGCGGCCACGCGGGTCTATGTCACTCGAACCGGTGGTGTGGGCTCTGTTGGCGTGATCGCACTGCATGTGGATCAGTCCCAGCGAGACGCCATGAGCGGGCTTCGCTACACGGCGGTTTATGCCGGGGACCGCAAGAACGACATGTCGCCCCATGCGCCTTTGTCCACCGATGCGGCGCAAGCCCTGCAGGCCGAAGTGGACCGGCTGTATGGCCTGTTCGTGTCGACGGTCGCAGTCAACCGAAACCTCTCAGCGCAAGACGTTCAAGACACCGAAGCCGGGCTGTATTTCGCACAAGACGCTATTGCTGCCGGTCTGGCCGATGTGGTCGGGACGCTTGACGACGCACTGATCGCTCTGAGTGAAGAGCTCCAAACGAAAACGACATCCATCGCGCGAATTCAAGGTTCGGGCCGCGAGATGGGGATCTCCACGCCCGGGCCGTCTATGAAAAGGAGCGTTTGCATGCAAAACGATGCAACCCAAACTGCCGATGGGCAGACCAACCAAGAAGATCAACACCAACCAGCCGACCAGACAGGTACTGGGCCTGCAAAAGATGGCGATGCCGCGCAAAGCACGGGTGATCAACCCGGCGCTCAGGTGCAAGCCAGTGCCGCAGCTCAAGGCCACGACATCAAGGCGGCCAGTGCACAGGTGCTGGCCATTGCCGAGATGTGTCTTCTGGCGGGCAAGTCCGAGATGACGGCGGCCCTGATCGAGCGTGGTGTCTCAGTTGACCAAGCACGCAAGGAGCTGTTGGCGGCCAAGGCCTCTGGCTCTCCCGAAATCTCCAGCCGAATCTTGCCGGAAGCAGGAACCCAAACCCAAGCCAAGCCCGAAGACAGCCCCGTCGTTCGTGCGGCGCAGCAGCGCGCTCAAAAGCAGCGTGACGCAGCGCACGTCACCCACCGTTAA
- a CDS encoding major capsid protein: MNNPFQSPAFSMTALTAAINILPNQFGKLDQINLMPARPVRFRQIAVEERNGVLNLLPTLPVGAPGTVGKRGRRTLRSFIIPHIPHDDVVLPEEVQGLRAFGSETDTETIANVMAEHLQSMRNKHAITLEHLRMGALKGVILDADGSVLYNLFDEFGIEPKEFNFALNNEKTDVKKKCLDLKRYLELNLKGEYMTGVRVLVSPEFFDLLTAHPNVVKAYQWYQESLALRADQRTGFTFAGVTFEEYLGQASDVDGNVRKFIASGEGHAFPEGTVDTFATYFAPADFNETVNTLGQPLYAKQEPREFGRGTDLHTQSNPLPMCHRPGLLVKLLAS, encoded by the coding sequence ATGAACAATCCTTTCCAGTCCCCCGCGTTTTCGATGACGGCGCTCACAGCCGCCATCAACATCCTGCCCAACCAGTTCGGCAAGCTCGATCAGATCAACCTGATGCCTGCTCGCCCTGTGCGCTTTCGCCAGATCGCTGTGGAAGAGCGCAACGGCGTTCTGAATTTGCTGCCCACGCTACCCGTAGGTGCCCCTGGCACGGTGGGCAAGCGCGGTCGCCGCACTCTGCGCTCGTTCATCATCCCGCACATTCCGCACGACGATGTGGTGCTGCCCGAAGAGGTTCAAGGCCTGCGTGCCTTTGGCTCTGAAACCGACACCGAAACCATCGCGAACGTGATGGCCGAGCATCTGCAGTCGATGCGCAACAAGCATGCCATCACGCTGGAGCATTTGCGCATGGGCGCGCTCAAGGGCGTGATCCTGGATGCGGACGGCTCGGTCCTCTACAACCTCTTTGATGAGTTCGGCATTGAGCCTAAGGAGTTCAACTTCGCGCTCAACAACGAAAAAACGGACGTCAAGAAGAAGTGCCTGGATCTCAAGCGCTACCTTGAGCTCAACCTCAAAGGCGAATACATGACTGGTGTTCGCGTGCTGGTCTCCCCGGAATTCTTTGATCTGCTGACGGCTCACCCCAATGTGGTCAAGGCGTATCAGTGGTACCAGGAGAGTCTGGCGCTGCGTGCAGACCAACGCACAGGCTTCACCTTCGCAGGCGTCACCTTCGAGGAGTACCTGGGCCAGGCCTCCGATGTGGATGGCAATGTGCGCAAGTTCATCGCCTCTGGCGAAGGCCATGCCTTCCCCGAAGGCACGGTGGACACCTTTGCCACGTACTTCGCACCGGCTGACTTCAATGAGACGGTCAATACGCTGGGTCAGCCCCTGTACGCCAAGCAAGAGCCTCGTGAATTTGGTCGCGGCACGGATCTGCACACGCAGAGCAATCCGCTGCCGATGTGCCATCGCCCGGGGCTCTTGGTCAAGCTCCTGGCCAGCTGA
- a CDS encoding phage portal protein translates to MAFWKKLTAYVGWNSVHEAAGSGRRSRVWNPGDPGAISAMLATGNQLRVKSRDLVRRNAWAANAVDSFVSNAIGTGIKPQSLVDDPKFRERVHALWWQWVEEADSNNLTDFYGLQSLACRAMVEGGECLIRIRNRRQEDGLSVPIQLQILEPEHLPLSLNTISASGNPIRSGIEFDALGRRVAYHLYREHPGDPSLTVNGNDLVPVPAEEIVHLFRPLRPGQIRGEPWLSRALVKLNELDQYDDAELVRKKTAAMFAGFITRQSPEDQLLGEGEADDLGVAMTGLEPGTLQVLEPGEDVKFSDPADVGGSYAEFLRVQFRAVAVAMGITYEQLTGDLSGVNYSSIRAGLLEFRRRCEAIQHGVIVHQMCRPIWRAWMDAAVLSGVLTAPGYAKSRQAARAWQAAKGIPQGWQWVDPEKEFKALQLAIRSGLMSRSEAISSFGYDAETIDKEIAADNARADALGLVLDTDPRQVARNGATNSAAPTLPPDSPSASLVDQQT, encoded by the coding sequence ATGGCCTTTTGGAAAAAACTTACGGCCTATGTGGGCTGGAATTCAGTTCACGAGGCCGCTGGCTCAGGCCGCAGGTCGCGTGTCTGGAATCCTGGTGACCCGGGCGCGATCTCGGCGATGCTGGCCACGGGCAATCAACTGCGGGTCAAGTCTCGGGACCTGGTGCGCAGAAACGCCTGGGCGGCCAACGCGGTCGACAGCTTTGTCTCCAATGCCATCGGCACGGGGATCAAGCCGCAATCCTTGGTGGACGACCCCAAGTTTCGGGAGCGTGTCCACGCGTTGTGGTGGCAATGGGTGGAGGAGGCAGACAGTAACAACCTGACCGATTTCTACGGCTTGCAGTCACTGGCTTGCCGGGCGATGGTCGAGGGCGGTGAATGCTTGATCCGTATCCGCAATCGGCGGCAAGAGGATGGCCTGAGTGTGCCGATCCAGCTGCAAATTCTGGAGCCCGAGCACCTGCCTTTGAGCCTGAACACGATCAGTGCATCTGGCAATCCGATCCGCAGCGGCATCGAGTTTGATGCACTTGGCCGTCGCGTGGCCTACCACCTGTACCGCGAGCATCCGGGGGACCCGAGCTTGACGGTCAATGGCAACGACCTGGTGCCCGTACCCGCTGAGGAGATCGTCCACCTGTTTCGCCCCCTGCGGCCTGGACAGATTCGCGGCGAGCCCTGGCTGTCGCGGGCCTTGGTCAAACTCAACGAGCTCGATCAGTACGACGACGCAGAGCTGGTTCGCAAAAAGACGGCGGCCATGTTCGCTGGCTTCATCACGCGCCAGTCGCCTGAAGACCAATTGCTGGGAGAGGGCGAAGCTGACGATTTGGGCGTGGCCATGACGGGCTTGGAGCCGGGGACCCTGCAAGTTCTGGAGCCTGGTGAGGACGTGAAGTTCTCCGATCCAGCCGATGTGGGTGGCTCCTACGCGGAGTTCCTGCGGGTGCAGTTCCGTGCAGTCGCGGTGGCCATGGGCATCACCTACGAACAGTTGACGGGCGATCTGTCGGGTGTGAACTACTCGTCGATCCGTGCCGGTCTCCTGGAGTTCCGTCGCCGATGTGAAGCCATCCAGCACGGCGTGATAGTGCATCAGATGTGCCGTCCGATCTGGCGTGCATGGATGGATGCGGCAGTGCTCAGTGGCGTGCTGACAGCGCCGGGGTATGCCAAGAGCCGTCAAGCCGCCAGAGCTTGGCAGGCGGCGAAGGGGATCCCGCAAGGCTGGCAGTGGGTGGATCCCGAGAAGGAGTTCAAGGCCCTGCAGTTGGCCATTCGCTCTGGATTGATGAGCCGCTCTGAGGCCATCTCGTCCTTTGGTTACGACGCGGAAACGATCGACAAAGAGATCGCAGCAGACAACGCACGGGCTGATGCATTGGGACTCGTTTTGGATACGGACCCCAGGCAAGTGGCTCGCAATGGTGCCACCAACTCGGCGGCACCCACGCTTCCCCCTGACTCACCAAGCGCGTCCTTGGTGGATCAGCAAACCTGA
- a CDS encoding head decoration protein, translated as MTAITNDLTLGDLLKYEEENLYSRDQVTVVNGQNLKLGAVIGRVSATQKVKALDPSATDGSEVAAGVVLQSIDASAAEKTNGLIVSRQAIVADHALIWPSAITTEEKTAAIAQLEAIGVLVRQGV; from the coding sequence ATGACTGCCATTACCAATGACCTCACCTTGGGCGACCTGCTCAAGTACGAAGAGGAAAACCTGTATTCCCGTGACCAGGTCACGGTGGTGAACGGACAAAACCTCAAGCTCGGTGCCGTGATTGGCCGAGTCAGTGCGACCCAAAAGGTCAAAGCACTCGACCCTTCTGCAACCGACGGTTCCGAGGTCGCGGCTGGCGTGGTGCTGCAAAGCATCGATGCCAGTGCCGCAGAAAAAACCAACGGCCTGATTGTTTCGCGCCAGGCCATCGTGGCGGATCACGCGCTCATCTGGCCTTCTGCCATCACCACGGAAGAAAAAACCGCAGCCATCGCTCAGCTCGAAGCGATCGGCGTCCTCGTTCGTCAAGGAGTCTAA